In Fusarium falciforme chromosome 9, complete sequence, the following are encoded in one genomic region:
- a CDS encoding Tam methyltransferase, producing MPNQSAEVVTTPEASTPVAAHARSPSKSPSRSPPGQNELVPADDFDYDPQGDADSSLGDDAESSTASVSASILEYRRSQGRTYHSDQFTSNYFFPNDDQQLESMDLTHHYLTLLLDNELFLAPVKTDAIQQVLDVGTGSGIWAIEFADRYPSTEVIGTDLSPCQPQWVPPNVRFEIDDAIQPWTWKENYFDFIHIRYLFGAIKDWNTLFKEAYRCCAPGGWVQSGEADVTFRSDDGTTELEPVFETYQKLFENGGKILGNSFFVHDLQRKAFEEAGFEDVKTVDYKFPIGGWPKDPKLAEIGRFVKLTLENDLEGYTLMMWHDVVQWPKDEYQVFLMRLRRAIRNPKVHSYMTVRYVYARK from the exons ATGCCGAATCAATCTGCGGAAGTTGTAACAACGCCCGAGGCGTCGACACCGGTCGCTGCCCATGCAAGGTCTCCGTCGAAGTCCCCATCGAGATCTCCCCCGGGTCAGAACGAACTGGTCCCCGCAGATGATTTTGAT TATGATCCTCAGGGCGATGCTGACTCATCCCTTGGGGACGACGC CGAGAGCTCAACTGCCTCAGTTTCTGCTAGCATCCTCGAGTACCGTCGGAGTCAGGGGCGCACGTACCACAGCGACCAGTTCACCTCCAATTACTTTTTCCCCAACGACGATCAACAACTAGAGTCCATGGACTTGAC GCACCACTACTTGACACTTCTTTTGGACAACGAACTGTTTCTTGCTCCTGTAAAGACAGACGCCATACAG CAAGTTCTAGATGTTGGTACCGGAAGTG GTATCTGGGCCAT TGAATTCGCCGATCGATACCCCAGCACGGAAGTGATTGGCACAGACCTCTCCCCTTGCCAGCCCCAATGGGTCCCCCCGAATGTCCGCTTCGAAATTGACGATGCGATCCAACCATGGACATGGAAGGAAAATTACTTCGACTTTATCCATATTCGATACCTCTTTGGCGCCATCAAGGACTGGAACACTCTATTCAAGGAGGCATACCGCTGCTGTGCTCCAGGAGGCTGGGTCCAGTCGGGAGAGGCCGACGTCACGTTCCGCAGTGATGATGGAACTACCGAGTTGGAACCTGTATTCGAAACCTATCAGAAGCTCTTTGAAAATGGTGGCAAGATTCTAGGCAACTCCTTTTTCGTGCACGACTTGCAGCGAAAAGCGTTTGAAGAGGCTGGCTTTGAAGATGTCAAAACGGTAGACTACAAG TTTCCTATTGGCGGTTGGCCCAAGGACCCGAAACTCGCTGAGATTGGTCGATTCGTTAAGCTTACGCTAGAGAATGACTTGGAGG GTTATACTCTTATGATGTGGCACGATGTTGTCCAGTGGCCCAAAGACGAGTATCAGGTGTTTCTCATGCGCCTGCGCAGAGCGATACGCAACCCCAAGGTACATAGCTACATGACTGTGCGTTACGTCTACGCCCGCAAGTAG
- a CDS encoding Protein kinase domain-containing protein, whose product MGELERLREQLREEQRLREEEQRRREAAEGRALKEQHQREKEQRRREEEQRRREEEQRRREEEQRRREEEQRRREEEQRRREEEQRRREEEQRRREEAEKLADASRPLTLQPYLETCHSLSLAIEIITDRSLTTQGDTTNPTGRIYPQRIIPWATFAREQEHVWDELSFSPSFSSQAAFPSRHQLDYVRSLLRPVSSEIGLRNSERDVVENAVQKLMDATYNDSSLRSHLGLDGTVTFESHTNLGITDDSLSESMEQVSIGSRPPSRLTRRRRKARGKGNRADQFCIYRASDEQNIPAVAIEYKAPHKLRRDEIVTGLVSEIRPDRDVINQEGEGYEFAARRLATAVVTQLFSYMIGKGIQYGYIDTGEAYVFLRIPDDPSCVYYSVCVPSLDVQDDDETRLHRTAVAQAFAFVLQAIRSPPPCQAWHDAAEDLDTWAVEYEDVLRSIPETDRKPRRETTYKAQRWKGFVRSPIRTRSRCLPPQDGAQQPSGDDSDDDDDESPSPTPNPGVSHGGASTTTSTGIGSSEMQGHDGNTASQEGTNVRPNIQDRLYCTHECLRGLAFGDPMDQKCPNLADHGNAHINRREFLQLARDQLAVDRGKDADCVPLYLSGSRGSLFKFCLSSHGYTLVAKGVEAMDAEHLLYENKIYSHLRDLQGKFVPVCLGVVDLIKPYYFNCGVYEDFMFLSYGGRPVLKGLREVNTNVVKEILTALGRLHQHGVLHRDAEPRNVLYDKRTGRCMIVDLMLAELHARQPLGPINVNRRNRKRKWGPGKHEKDVFAAEAQSLRASLTQ is encoded by the coding sequence ATGGGAGAACTTGAGAGGCTGCGAGAGCAGCTACGGGAGGAGCAACGCCTACGCGAAGAGGAGCAACGACGACGTGAAGCCGCCGAAGGCCGCGCCCTCAAggaacaacaccaacgagaAAAAGAACAACGCCGACGCGAAGAAGAGCAACGCCGACGCGAAGAAGAGCAACGCCGACGCGAAGAAGAGCAACGCCGACGCGAAGAAGAGCAACGCCGACGCGAAGAAGAGCAACGCCGACGCGAAGAAGAGCAACGCCGACGCGAAGAAGAGCAACGCCGACGCGAAGAAGCCGAGAAACTCGCAGACGCATCGCGACCATTGACACTCCAACCATATCTCGAGACATGTCATTCGCTCAGCCTTGCTATCGAAATAATAACCGACCGTTCCTTGACGACACAAGGGGACACGACAAACCCGACTGGGCGAATTTATCCTCAACGAATCATCCCGTGGGCCACATTCGCAAGGGAACAAGAACATGTCTGGGATGAGCTTTCCTTCAGTCCCTCCTTTTCTTCCCAAGCCGCCTTTCCATCTCGACATCAGTTGGACTATGTGAGGTCCCTGCTTCGCCCGGTCAGCAGCGAGATTGGACTCCGAAATAGCGAGCGAGACGTTGTGGAAAATGCCGTCCAGAAGCTGATGGACGCGACGTACAACGACTCGTCGCTGAGGAgtcatctcggccttgatgggACGGTGACTTTCGAAAGCCACACGAACCTCGGTATTACCGACGACTCCCTCTCTGAATCGATGGAGCAAGTGTCGATTGGTTCCAGACCGCCCAGCCGGTTGACTCGACGTCGACGCAAGGCACGGGGGAAGGGCAACCGAGCAGATCAGTTCTGCATATACCGGGCCTCTGACGAACAAAATATCCCTGCCGTTGCGATCGAGTACAAGGCGCCACATAAGTTGAGACGCGACGAGATCGTTACTGGGCTGGTCTCGGAGATCCGGCCGGATCGTGACGTGATCAAccaggagggcgagggatATGAATTCGCAGCGAGGCGACTTGCTACTGCCGTCGTGACCCAGCTCTTCTCCTACATGATAGGCAAAGGGATCCAGTATGGGTACATCGACACCGGGGAGGCATATGTTTTCCTCCGCATCCCGGACGACCCTTCCTGTGTCTACTACTCCGTCTGCGTGCCAAGCCTAGACGTtcaagatgatgacgagactCGGCTCCATCGCACTGCTGTTGCGCaagcctttgcctttgtgCTTCAGGCCATCCGATCGCCGCCACCCTGTCAAGCCTGGCATGACGCTGCTGAGGATCTCGATACATGGGCCGTGGAGTACGAGGACGTATTGCGAAGCATCCCGGAAACAGATCGGAAGCCGCGACGCGAGACTACTTACAAGGCGCAACGGTGGAAAGGGTTTGTACGCTCTCCAATCCGGACACGCTCCCGATGCTTGCCACCTCAGGACGGGGCGCAGCAACCCAGTGGTGACGacagcgacgatgatgacgacgagagcccaagcccaacgcCAAACCCAGGCGTTAGTCACGGAGGTGCCTCGACCACCACATCAACAGGCATCGGATCGAGCGAGATGCAGGGGCACGATGGAAACACAGCCTCGCAAGAGGGCACCAACGTGCGACCAAACATACAAGATCGACTGTACTGCACGCACGAGTGTCTCCGTGGGCTCGCGTTTGGTGACCCAATGGACCAGAAATGCCCCAACTTGGCGGATCATGGCAATGCGCACATCAACCGGCGCGAGTTTCTCCAACTGGCACGGGATCAACTAGCAGTTGATCGCGGAAAGGATGCTGATTGCGTGCCGCTCTACTTGTCTGGTTCACGTGGGTCACTCTTCAAATTCTGCCTCTCGTCGCATGGCTACACACTTGTGGCGAAAGGGGTAGAGGCAATGGATGCTGAGCATCTACTCTACGAGAACAAGATATACAGTCATCTCCGGGACCTTCAGGGGAAGTTCGTTCCGGTCTGCCTCGGTGTTGTTGACCTCATCAAGCCCTATTACTTCAACTGCGGCGTGTACGAAGACTTCATGTTCCTCAGTTATGGCGGGCGACCAGTGTTGAAAGGATTGAGGGAAGTCAATACAAATgtcgtcaaggagattcTTACTGCACTCGGTCGATTACATCAGCATGGAGTCCTCCACCGCGATGCTGAGCCACGCAACGTGCTCTACGATAAGCGCACTGGCAGATGCATGATCGTGGATTTGATGCTGGCGGAACTGCATGCCCGACAACCTCTCGGACCCATCAACGTCAACAGACGAAATCGGAAGAGGAAATGGGGGCCAGGAAAGCATGAGAAGGACGTTTTTGCTGCTGAGGCGCAGTCCTTGCGGGCGAGCCTGACACAATAA
- a CDS encoding Protein kinase domain-containing protein: MGEIERLQELLREANRLREEEQRRREAAEGRALEEQHQREEEQRRREEEQRRREEEQRRREEEQRRREEEQRRREEEQRRREEAEKLADASRPLTLQPYLETCHSLSLDIEILTDRSLTTQGDTTNPTGRIYPRRIIPWATFAREQEHVWDELSFSPSFSSQAVFPSRHQLDYVRSLLRPVSSEIGLRNSERDVVENAIQKLMDATYNDSSLRSHLGLDGTVTFESHTNLGITDDSLSESMEQVSISSRPSSRLTRRRRKARGKGNRADQFCIYRASDEQNIPAVAIEYKAPHKLRRDEIVTGLVSEIQPDRDVINQEGEGYAFAARRLTTAVVTQLFSYMIGKGIQYGYVCTGEAYIFLHIPDDPSCVYYSVCVPSLDVQDDDEARLHRTAVAQAFAFVLQAIRSPPPCQAWHDAAEDLDTWAVEYEDVLRSIPETDRKPRRETTYKAQRWKGFVRSPIRTRSRCLPPQDGAQQPSGDDSDDDDDESPSPTPNPGVSHGGASTTTSTGIGSSEMQGHDGNTASQEGTNVRPNIQDRLYCTHECLRGLAFGDPMDQKCPNLADHGNAHINRREFLQLARDQLAVDRGKDADCVPLYLSGSRGSLFKFCLSSHGYTLVAKGVEAMDAEHLLYENKIYSHLRDLQGKFVPVCLGVVDLIKPYYFNSGVYEDFMFLSYGGRPVLKGLREVNKNVVKEILIALGRLHQHGVLHRDAEPRNVLYDKDTGRYMIVDLMLAELHARQPLGPINVNRRNRKRKWAPGKHEKDVFDAEAQSLRASLTQ, from the coding sequence ATGGGAGAAATTGAGAGACTGCAGGAGCTACTGCGGGAAGCGAACCGCCTGCGCGAAGAGGAGCAACGACGACGTGAAGCTGCTGAAGGTCGCGCGCTCGAggaacaacaccaacgagaGGAAGAACAACGCCGACGCGAAGAAGAACAACGCCGACGCGAAGAAGAACAACGCCGACGCGAAGAAGAACAACGCCGACGCGAAGAAGAACAACGCCGACGCGAAGAAGAACAACGCCGACGCGAAGAAGCCGAGAAACTCGCAGACGCATCGCGACCATTGACGCTCCAACCATATCTCGAAACATGCCATTCGCTCAGCCTTGATATCGAAATACTGACCGACCGTTCCCTGACGACACAAGGGGACACGACGAACCCGACCGGCCGAATTTATCCTCGACGAATCATCCCGTGGGCCACATTTGCAAGGGAACAAGAACATGTCTGGGATGAGCTTTCCTTCAGTCCCTCCTTTTCTTCCCAAGCCGTCTTCCCGTCTCGACATCAGTTAGACTATGTGAGGTCCCTGCTTCGCCCGGTTAGCAGCGAGATTGGACTCCGAAATAGCGAGCGAGACGTTGTGGAAAATGCCATCCAGAAGTTGATGGACGCAACGTACAACGACTCGTCACTGAGAAgtcatctcggccttgatggaACGGTGACTTTTGAAAGTCACACGAACCTCGGTATTACCGATGACTCCCTCTCCGAATCGATGGAGCAAGTCTCGATCAGTTCCAGGCCGTCCAGCCGATTGACTCGGCGTCGACGAAAGGCGCGGGGGAAGGGCAACCGAGCTGATCAGTTCTGCATATACCGGGCCTCTGACGAACAAAATATCCCTGCCGTTGCGATCGAGTACAAGGCGCCACATAAGTTGAGACGCGACGAGATCGTCACTGGGCTGGTCTCAGAGATACAGCCGGATCGTGATGTGATCAAccaggagggcgagggatATGCATTCGCAGCGAGGCGGCTCACCACTGCCGTCGTGACCCAGCTCTTCTCCTACATGATAGGAAAAGGCATCCAGTATGGGTATGTATGCACTGGGGAGGCATATATTTTCCTCCATATTCCAGACGACCCTTCCTGCGTCTACTACTCCGTCTGCGTGCCAAGCCTAGACGtccaagatgatgacgaggctcGGCTCCATCGCACTGCTGTTGCGCaagcctttgcctttgtgCTTCAGGCCATCCGATCGCCGCCACCCTGTCAAGCCTGGCATGACGCTGCTGAGGATCTCGATACATGGGCCGTGGAGTACGAGGACGTATTGCGAAGCATCCCGGAAACAGATCGGAAGCCGCGACGCGAGACTACTTACAAGGCGCAACGGTGGAAAGGGTTTGTACGCTCTCCAATCCGGACACGCTCCCGATGCTTGCCACCTCAGGACGGGGCGCAGCAACCCAGTGGTGACGacagcgacgatgatgacgacgagagcccaagcccaacgcCAAACCCAGGCGTTAGTCACGGAGGTGCCTCGACCACCACATCAACAGGCATCGGATCGAGCGAGATGCAGGGGCACGATGGAAACACAGCCTCGCAAGAGGGCACCAACGTGCGACCAAACATACAAGATCGACTGTACTGCACGCACGAGTGTCTCCGTGGGCTCGCGTTTGGTGACCCAATGGACCAGAAATGCCCCAACTTGGCGGATCATGGCAATGCGCACATCAACCGGCGCGAGTTTCTCCAACTGGCACGGGATCAACTAGCAGTTGATCGCGGAAAGGATGCTGATTGCGTGCCGCTCTACTTGTCTGGTTCACGTGGGTCACTCTTCAAATTCTGCCTCTCGTCGCATGGCTACACACTTGTGGCGAAAGGGGTAGAGGCAATGGATGCTGAGCACCTACTCTACGAGAACAAGATATACAGTCATCTCCGGGACCTCCAGGGGAAGTTCGTCCCGGTCTGCCTCGGTGTTGTTGACCTCATCAAGCCCTATTACTTCAACAGTGGCGTGTACGAAGACTTCATGTTCCTCAGTTATGGCGGGCGACCAGTGTTGAAAGGATTGAGAGAAGTCAATAAAAATgtcgtcaaggagattcTTATTGCACTCGGTCGATTACATCAGCATGGAGTCCTCCACCGCGATGCTGAGCCACGCAACGTGCTCTACGATAAAGACACTGGCAGATACATGATCGTGGATTTGATGCTGGCGGAACTGCATGCCCGACAACCTCTCGGACCCATCAACGTTAACAGACGAAATCGGAAGAGGAAATGGGCGCCAGGAAAGCATGAGAAGGACGTTTTTGATGCTGAGGCGCAGTCCTTGCGGGCGAGTCTGACGCAATAA
- a CDS encoding Protein kinase domain-containing protein — MLMEAMEKSSRSVHAQIGPHLLSLGSTGFTFKLNKYIVVKKVRPGRDCNLANERTIFDILERHPPSPYIVRSFYRTEEAIFLEYATNGDLASLLREEQQRDESSQRVTGVMRRQPLERCFRWMKQLGAAAAWLEELGLAHCDIRPGNMLLYPAGHVKLADFDRTLKMGEDMLSGTEPFARLLGDEGGPDRGTYGKAGCRTEQFAIGSVFYSLTRGYDPFEDQWWGPDHGPIRMQKLQKMELPRIGHLECDDVIWSCWHGRYKSITKLAADIAAMDGDAWRVTCEEDPLWVKARIHESETIAQSGILEQLITC; from the coding sequence ATGCTCATGGAAGCTATGGAGAAGTCAAGTCGTTCGGTGCATGCACAGATTGGACCTCATCTGCTCAGCCTTGGTAGCACTGGGTTTACGTTCAAGCTGAACAAATATATCGTTGTCAAGAAGGTCCGCCCTGGCCGAGATTGCAACCTGGCCAATGAACGAACTATTTTCGACATACTTGAGCGCCATCCTCCGTCGCCGTATATTGTCCGAAGTTTCTACCGAACCGAGGAAGCGATCTTCCTGGAATATGCCACGAATGGAGATCTTGCATCCCTTCTCAGGGAAGAACAGCAGAGAGACGAGTCATCTCAGCGAGTGACCGGGGTTATGAGAAGACAACCCCTAGAGCGTTGTTTCCGTTGGATGAAGCAGCTTGGCGCTGCTGCCGCTTGGcttgaagagcttggtcTGGCCCACTGCGACATTCGTCCTGGGAATATGCTTTTGTATCCCGCTGGACACGTGAAGCTAGCAGACTTTGACCGTACACTCAAGATGGGAGAGGATATGTTGTCTGGAACGGAGCCATTCGCCAGACTTCTTGGCGACGAGGGTGGCCCAGATCGCGGGACGTATGGAAAGGCTGGCTGCCGAACTGAACAGTTTGCCATTGGGTCGGTCTTCTATTCATTGACTCGCGGCTACGACCCGTTTGAGGACCAATGGTGGGGTCCGGATCACGGCCCAATTCGTATGCAGAAGCTACAGAAGATGGAACTTCCCCGAATAGGCCACTTGGAATGTGATGACGTTATATGGAGTTGCTGGCATGGCCGATATAAGTCCATCACAAAACTTGCTGCTGACATTGCCGCTATGGATGGAGATGCCTGGAGAGTCACTTGCGAGGAGGATCCTCTTTGGGTCAAAGCAAGAATACATGAGTCCGAGACGATTGCCCAAAGCGGGATTCTGGAGCAATTGATAACCTGCTAG